From the genome of Arvicola amphibius chromosome 9, mArvAmp1.2, whole genome shotgun sequence, one region includes:
- the Ubd gene encoding ubiquitin D isoform X2, translating to MTFETTESDKVKKINEHIRSKTKVSVQDQVLLLGSKILKPQRKLSSYGIDKETTIHLTLKVVKPSDEELPLILVESSNEGQRHLLQVRRSSSVSQVKEMIESVTAVSPKTQIVTCNGKRLEDGKLMADYNIRRGSLLFLTGHCIAG from the coding sequence ATGACCTTTGAGACCACCGAGAGCGACAAAGTGAAGAAGATAAACGAACATATCAGATCCAAAACCAAGGTTTCGGTGCAGGACCAGGTCCTTCTGCTAGGCTCCAAGATCCTCAAGCCCCAGAGAAAGCTGTCATCTTACGGCATTGACAAGGAAACAACCATCCACCTCACCCTGAAGGTGGTGAAGCCCAGCGACGAAGAGCTGCCCTTGATTCTGGTGGAGTCAAGCAATGAGGGGCAGAGGCACCTTCTCCAAGTTCGAAGATCCAGTTCAGTGTCCCAGGTGAAAGAGATGATCGAGAGTGTGACCGCCGTGAGCCCCAAGACTCAGATTGTGACTTGCAATGGAAAGAGGCTGGAAGATGGAAAGCTCATGGCTGACTACAACATCAGGAGGGGCAGTTTGCTCTTTCTGACAGGGCACTGCATTGCGGGGTGA
- the Ubd gene encoding ubiquitin D isoform X1, with protein MASCMCIVHSEQWPSMTFETTESDKVKKINEHIRSKTKVSVQDQVLLLGSKILKPQRKLSSYGIDKETTIHLTLKVVKPSDEELPLILVESSNEGQRHLLQVRRSSSVSQVKEMIESVTAVSPKTQIVTCNGKRLEDGKLMADYNIRRGSLLFLTGHCIAG; from the exons ATGGCttcctgcatgtgt ATTGTCCATTCTGAGCAATGGCCATCAATGACCTTTGAGACCACCGAGAGCGACAAAGTGAAGAAGATAAACGAACATATCAGATCCAAAACCAAGGTTTCGGTGCAGGACCAGGTCCTTCTGCTAGGCTCCAAGATCCTCAAGCCCCAGAGAAAGCTGTCATCTTACGGCATTGACAAGGAAACAACCATCCACCTCACCCTGAAGGTGGTGAAGCCCAGCGACGAAGAGCTGCCCTTGATTCTGGTGGAGTCAAGCAATGAGGGGCAGAGGCACCTTCTCCAAGTTCGAAGATCCAGTTCAGTGTCCCAGGTGAAAGAGATGATCGAGAGTGTGACCGCCGTGAGCCCCAAGACTCAGATTGTGACTTGCAATGGAAAGAGGCTGGAAGATGGAAAGCTCATGGCTGACTACAACATCAGGAGGGGCAGTTTGCTCTTTCTGACAGGGCACTGCATTGCGGGGTGA